Genomic segment of Cloacibacillus sp.:
CACCTCCCTGCTCTTGGACCACCTTCGCGGCGGCGAGATCGACTTCGCGCTTGTGGAGGGCTATTTCAAGTCGCACGACTACGACATGCTGCACTACCGGACGGAAAAATATATCCCCGTCTGCGCGGCGGGACATCGCTTCATAAAAGATGTAAAGACGCTGGACGACCTGCTGCCGGAAAGGCTCCTTGCCAGGGAGCAGGGCTCGGGAACTAGAGACATCCTGGAAAAAAACTTGGAGACTCGCAATCTCTCCATCTCGGACTTCTCTCACCTCGTCGAAGTGGAAAATATGCACACCATCGTCAGTCTTCTGGTCCAGGACTGCGGAGTAGCCTTCTTATATCAGGCAGCGGTCCGCCAGGAAATAGAAAGCGGCCTGCTGAGGCAAATTCCACTTGCGGACTTTGAAATGGAACATGACTTTACCTTCCTCTGGAACAAGGGCAGCGTCTTCTCAGAATACTACGCGGGCGTCTGCGGTGAATTGAAGACATGCGAGTGATCGGCCGGTTTTGATAAAGATAGGGCGAAGCGGCTCGTATAATATAGATTACTCACGAAAGAGATGGGGCGAAAGTAAGCGTAAAGTAATCATGATGGCCAATTATGATATCAATACCATCATGATAAACAGGAGTCGGAAAGGCCGGGACGACGCTAAGTACAATGATACTGCCATCCGTACCGGCAGCCGTCCGCTCTGTAACGAGCAGGTATCCAACGTCTGCCCATAAGGGACATGGAATTGTATGCCAGTGGTGTTGC
This window contains:
- a CDS encoding LysR family transcriptional regulator, translating into MLDFRIKTFLSVCKYMNLTYAAEELHITQPAVSQQIRYLEKLYGVRLLAREGKKIKLTPAGEVLLSTMMLLRNDESTMIKRMRQYNEKKKALIFGVTLTIGKYVIVSPLAQYLKKHPETDIHIKYGNTSLLLDHLRGGEIDFALVEGYFKSHDYDMLHYRTEKYIPVCAAGHRFIKDVKTLDDLLPERLLAREQGSGTRDILEKNLETRNLSISDFSHLVEVENMHTIVSLLVQDCGVAFLYQAAVRQEIESGLLRQIPLADFEMEHDFTFLWNKGSVFSEYYAGVCGELKTCE